Proteins encoded within one genomic window of Candidatus Baltobacteraceae bacterium:
- a CDS encoding bifunctional transaldolase/phosoglucose isomerase, with amino-acid sequence MKNQLQQLLDAGQSVWLDNIRRSMFASGELKRLIDQGLRGMTSNPSIFEKAIGAGNDYDDQLRKLVGTEKNAEALFWDLAISDIQNACDAFSSVYKESGGNDGFVSLEVSPLLARDTQGTIAMAKDLWSRVNRPNVMIKIPGTKEGLPAIEECIYEGLNINVTLIFSVDMYEKAARAYVKGLQRRAAEKKPIDKIRSVNSVFVSRIDTAIDTLLQDKIAKGENLQGLLGKTGVAGLKMTYQKFKEVFESDEFAPLAAAGGAVQRPLWASTSTKNPNYPDLMYVETVVAPHTVNTMPPQTLDALLEHGKVVADTAEQDLRAAQDVLRGLQDAKISLFEVTEQLQNEGVTLFADAFAALLGAIVYKQKLLESGGAERVTFALGASQKHFDAALEKLASADFLKRAWSHDATLWSSAPDDAAIIKKALGWMDIQQRMLESVPGLESFADEAMQKFDFAVVCGMGGSSLAPDIIADTFGEYDDYPQIYVLDSTCPAQIKELEEKIRIPDTLFIISSKSGTTTEPNAFYAYFHEKVSKAIGSAMAGNNFVAITDPGTSLEAEAKQEKFRACFDNDPNIGGRYSALSFVGIAPSAIGGYDINLLLDRALGAMHANDRTIDPRTAPAVRFGAALGGLAINGRDKVTIVTHPDVRAFGAWAEQLIAESTGKLGKGIVPIEGEPLGDPSVYSDDRVFVYVGANLPDPERGIEDKLKALEAAGHPVIRLAMNDEYDLGEQFYTWELAVAAAGVILGIDAFDQPNVQESKDNTVALLKQYAAKGSFDEPQASVENHSLDVTYLSGSKGISGSTPVEALVGLFAQMKPHDYNAITAYIARNDTHEKLLRELRLKIRDSHKIATTVGFGPRFLHSTGQLHKGGPDTCVVLQIVADDPDDPMIPGMNVGFRTLLAAQALGDWMSLDKRNRRGVRVHLRGDVETGLRALVNIVDEALSVKA; translated from the coding sequence GTGAAGAACCAACTGCAGCAGCTGCTGGATGCCGGTCAGAGCGTGTGGCTCGACAACATTCGCCGCAGCATGTTCGCCTCGGGCGAACTCAAACGGCTGATCGATCAAGGGCTGCGCGGGATGACGAGCAATCCGTCAATCTTCGAAAAAGCCATCGGCGCCGGAAACGACTACGACGACCAGCTGCGCAAGCTCGTCGGAACCGAAAAGAACGCCGAGGCGCTGTTTTGGGATCTCGCAATCAGCGACATCCAAAACGCCTGCGACGCGTTTTCGAGCGTGTACAAGGAGTCGGGCGGAAACGACGGATTCGTAAGCCTCGAGGTCTCGCCGCTGCTCGCGCGCGATACGCAAGGGACGATTGCGATGGCTAAGGACTTGTGGTCGCGCGTCAACCGTCCCAACGTGATGATCAAGATTCCCGGCACGAAAGAAGGCTTGCCGGCAATCGAAGAGTGCATCTACGAAGGCCTCAACATCAACGTCACTTTGATCTTCTCCGTCGATATGTACGAAAAGGCCGCGCGCGCTTACGTCAAAGGCCTGCAGCGCCGCGCCGCCGAGAAGAAACCGATCGACAAGATTCGTTCGGTGAACTCGGTGTTCGTCAGCCGCATCGACACCGCGATCGACACGCTGCTGCAAGATAAGATTGCCAAAGGTGAAAACCTCCAGGGTCTGCTCGGGAAGACGGGCGTCGCCGGCCTCAAGATGACCTATCAGAAATTCAAGGAGGTCTTCGAGAGCGACGAGTTCGCGCCGCTGGCAGCGGCCGGGGGCGCGGTTCAGCGGCCGCTGTGGGCTTCGACGTCGACGAAAAATCCGAACTATCCGGATTTGATGTACGTCGAAACCGTCGTCGCGCCGCATACCGTCAACACGATGCCGCCGCAGACGCTCGATGCGCTGCTCGAACACGGCAAGGTCGTCGCCGACACGGCCGAGCAGGATCTGCGCGCGGCGCAAGACGTTCTACGCGGACTTCAGGACGCGAAGATTTCGCTCTTCGAAGTGACCGAGCAACTGCAAAACGAGGGCGTAACGCTCTTTGCCGACGCGTTCGCCGCGCTGCTCGGCGCGATCGTTTACAAGCAGAAGCTGTTGGAGTCCGGGGGAGCCGAGCGCGTAACCTTCGCGCTCGGTGCGTCGCAAAAGCACTTCGACGCTGCACTCGAGAAGCTTGCATCGGCCGATTTCCTCAAACGCGCTTGGTCGCACGACGCCACGCTCTGGTCGAGCGCGCCCGATGACGCCGCGATCATCAAGAAGGCGTTGGGATGGATGGACATCCAGCAGCGGATGCTCGAATCCGTTCCCGGGCTGGAATCGTTTGCCGACGAGGCGATGCAGAAGTTCGACTTCGCCGTCGTCTGCGGCATGGGCGGAAGCTCGCTCGCGCCCGACATTATCGCCGACACGTTCGGCGAGTACGACGACTACCCGCAAATCTACGTGCTCGACTCGACCTGTCCGGCCCAAATCAAGGAGCTCGAAGAGAAGATTCGCATTCCCGATACGCTCTTCATCATTTCGAGCAAGAGCGGAACGACGACCGAGCCCAACGCTTTCTACGCGTACTTCCACGAGAAAGTCAGCAAGGCGATCGGTTCCGCGATGGCCGGCAACAACTTCGTCGCGATCACCGATCCCGGCACGTCGTTGGAAGCCGAAGCGAAGCAAGAGAAGTTCCGCGCCTGCTTCGACAACGATCCCAACATCGGCGGACGGTACTCCGCGTTGTCGTTCGTGGGCATTGCGCCGTCGGCGATCGGCGGATACGACATCAACCTTTTGCTCGATCGCGCCCTGGGTGCGATGCACGCCAACGACCGCACCATCGATCCGCGCACCGCGCCCGCGGTCCGGTTCGGCGCCGCGCTGGGCGGCCTTGCGATCAACGGCCGCGACAAGGTGACGATCGTGACGCATCCCGACGTACGGGCGTTCGGCGCGTGGGCGGAACAGCTCATCGCCGAGTCGACCGGCAAGCTCGGTAAAGGCATCGTGCCCATCGAGGGTGAGCCGCTGGGCGATCCGAGCGTTTACTCCGACGATCGGGTCTTCGTCTACGTCGGTGCAAACTTGCCCGATCCCGAACGCGGCATCGAGGACAAACTCAAAGCGCTCGAAGCCGCCGGACATCCGGTGATTCGCCTCGCCATGAACGACGAGTACGATCTCGGCGAGCAGTTCTACACGTGGGAGCTGGCCGTCGCCGCCGCCGGCGTCATCTTGGGTATCGACGCATTCGATCAGCCCAACGTGCAAGAATCCAAAGACAACACCGTCGCGCTGCTCAAGCAGTACGCGGCCAAGGGCAGCTTCGACGAGCCCCAAGCCAGCGTCGAGAACCATTCGCTCGACGTGACGTACCTGTCGGGCAGCAAGGGGATCTCCGGGAGCACTCCGGTTGAGGCGCTGGTGGGCCTCTTCGCGCAGATGAAACCGCACGACTACAACGCGATCACCGCCTACATCGCGCGCAACGATACGCACGAGAAGCTGCTGCGCGAGCTGCGTCTGAAGATCCGCGACTCGCACAAGATCGCGACGACGGTCGGTTTCGGTCCGCGCTTCCTGCACTCGACCGGGCAGCTCCATAAGGGCGGCCCCGACACGTGCGTCGTGCTGCAGATCGTGGCCGACGATCCGGACGATCCGATGATTCCCGGCATGAACGTCGGCTTCCGAACGCTGCTGGCCGCGCAGGCGCTCGGCGACTGGATGTCGCTGGACAAACGCAATCGCCGCGGGGTCCGCGTGCACTTGCGGGGCGACGTCGAGACCGGCCTGCGGGCACTGGTCAACATCGTCGACGAAGCGCTCTCGGTGAAAGCGTGA
- a CDS encoding glucose-6-phosphate dehydrogenase assembly protein OpcA — MSLDLHTVLGEITERRRNHRDMKVATMTVVVFFSDAGVGDWARDRTHALAVKHPSRVIVLDGTQDRAMQVVGNACEAHADCVKTRGDWIELGVKDSGPEALLSAVTTLCLPEAPVVLIWVAAGIGEDPRFAMLSERMRTVVYNSSVLDSDDQAMRELVTFVKAHPNVAIGDLAYLRLAPWQESIALFFDGKDVIRELFDLRRVEITCGSDSEAYYLLGWLASRLEWTPCSPDAFCNRFGVQVDFAIVREGRARRIQRVVLKSTETEFAAEVDGEKAEAIILSVSGAKQHPRRARPINNIDIATLVERAILTGHQDRVFVDSLMAAGEILQRRKVNA, encoded by the coding sequence ATGAGCCTCGATCTCCATACCGTGCTTGGCGAGATCACCGAGCGCCGGCGCAACCACCGCGACATGAAGGTCGCGACGATGACCGTCGTAGTCTTCTTCAGCGATGCGGGCGTCGGCGATTGGGCGCGCGACCGTACGCACGCGCTGGCGGTCAAGCATCCGTCGCGCGTGATCGTCCTGGACGGCACGCAGGATCGTGCCATGCAGGTCGTCGGGAATGCGTGCGAGGCGCACGCGGACTGCGTAAAGACGCGCGGCGACTGGATCGAGCTCGGCGTCAAGGACTCGGGCCCTGAAGCATTGCTCTCAGCGGTGACGACGCTGTGCTTGCCCGAAGCGCCGGTCGTGTTGATTTGGGTTGCCGCGGGCATCGGTGAAGATCCGCGATTCGCGATGCTGTCGGAGCGCATGCGCACGGTCGTCTACAACAGTTCGGTGCTGGATTCGGACGATCAGGCGATGCGCGAACTGGTGACGTTCGTCAAAGCGCATCCAAACGTCGCGATCGGAGACTTGGCGTATCTGCGGCTGGCCCCGTGGCAAGAGAGCATCGCGCTGTTCTTCGACGGCAAGGACGTTATTCGCGAGCTTTTCGACCTGCGCCGCGTCGAGATCACGTGCGGATCGGATTCCGAAGCGTACTACCTGCTGGGTTGGCTCGCCAGCCGTCTGGAATGGACGCCGTGCTCGCCCGATGCGTTCTGTAACCGGTTCGGCGTGCAGGTCGATTTTGCGATCGTGCGCGAGGGACGCGCCCGCCGCATCCAGCGCGTCGTCCTGAAGTCGACCGAGACGGAGTTTGCCGCCGAAGTCGACGGCGAGAAAGCCGAAGCCATCATTCTTTCCGTGAGCGGCGCGAAGCAGCATCCGCGGCGCGCCCGTCCGATCAACAACATCGACATCGCTACGCTCGTCGAGCGGGCGATTTTGACCGGACACCAAGATCGTGTTTTCGTGGACTCGCTGATGGCTGCGGGCGAGATCCTGCAGCGCAGAAAGGTGAACGCCTAA
- the tkt gene encoding transketolase, producing MPNSPADEQRINAIRFLAVDAVQKANSGHPGLPMGAAAMAYALWTRHLRFNPKDPHWLNRDRFVLSAGHGSMLLYALLYLTGYDVTLDDLKSFRQLGSKTPGHPEAERTPGVEATTGPLGQGIANSVGMAIAQAHLGAVYNRDDAAIVDHFTYCICGDGDLMEGISQEAISLAGHLKLGKLIVLYDDNKVSLAGPTDVTLTDDPIARFDASGWHTQFVDSDHCNDVATLDQVIGVAKNVTDRPSLIAVRTHIGYGSPRQDNYLAHGEALGPDNVKKSKEFLGWPLEPDFYVPDDVLKFYRDTAAKGADLEKQWQQTYDAWKRANTDLAAALERALRGELPTDLPWPTFTAENGSVATRDAGGTVMNAIAQSLPELVGGSADLDPSTKTYLKECGDFEPNNYAGRNIHFGVREHAMAAITNGITLHGGLLPFCATFFNFLDYCKPAVRLACLSELHDIFVFTHDSVFLGEDGPTHEPIEQLAMLRATPNCICVRPADALETLEAWKLAVARKGAPWVLVLTRQKVPFLGARDAAVERGAYVLAEAQNGSPDLILIATGSEVSLAVDAKKILDGRGVATRVVSMPCWELYDEQPQAYKEQVLPPSVTARMSIEAGATIGWAKYVGDRGFAFGIDHFGASAPAAAIAKAFGFTADNVAQLALDKFALATR from the coding sequence GTGCCCAACTCGCCAGCCGACGAGCAACGCATCAACGCGATCCGGTTTCTTGCCGTGGACGCGGTCCAAAAAGCCAACTCGGGCCACCCCGGCTTGCCGATGGGCGCCGCGGCGATGGCTTACGCGTTATGGACGCGTCATCTCCGCTTCAATCCGAAGGATCCCCACTGGCTCAACCGCGATCGCTTCGTGCTGTCGGCCGGCCACGGCTCGATGCTGCTCTACGCGTTGCTCTATCTCACCGGCTACGACGTGACCCTCGACGATCTCAAGTCGTTCCGGCAGCTCGGCAGCAAGACGCCCGGCCATCCCGAAGCCGAACGCACGCCCGGCGTCGAGGCAACGACCGGCCCGCTCGGGCAGGGCATCGCCAACTCCGTGGGCATGGCGATCGCGCAAGCGCATCTCGGCGCGGTCTACAACCGCGACGACGCGGCGATCGTCGATCACTTCACGTACTGCATCTGCGGCGACGGCGATTTAATGGAAGGGATCAGTCAAGAGGCGATCTCGCTGGCCGGCCACCTGAAGCTGGGCAAGCTCATCGTCCTCTACGACGATAATAAGGTCTCCCTCGCCGGCCCGACGGACGTCACCCTCACGGACGATCCGATCGCGCGTTTCGACGCCTCGGGCTGGCACACGCAGTTCGTCGACTCCGACCACTGCAACGACGTCGCAACGCTCGACCAGGTGATCGGGGTCGCCAAGAACGTGACCGACCGGCCTTCCTTAATTGCGGTGCGCACGCACATCGGCTACGGGTCTCCTCGCCAGGACAACTACCTCGCACACGGCGAGGCGCTGGGCCCCGACAACGTCAAGAAGTCCAAGGAGTTCCTGGGCTGGCCCCTCGAGCCGGACTTCTACGTCCCCGACGACGTGCTGAAGTTCTATCGCGATACCGCCGCCAAGGGCGCGGACCTCGAGAAACAGTGGCAGCAAACCTACGACGCCTGGAAGCGCGCAAATACCGACCTTGCCGCGGCGCTGGAGCGCGCGCTGCGCGGCGAGCTTCCCACGGACCTGCCGTGGCCCACCTTCACCGCCGAAAACGGCAGCGTGGCGACGCGCGATGCGGGCGGCACGGTGATGAACGCAATCGCGCAGAGTCTGCCCGAACTCGTCGGCGGCTCGGCCGACCTCGATCCGTCGACCAAGACGTATCTCAAAGAGTGCGGCGACTTCGAGCCAAACAACTACGCAGGGCGCAACATCCATTTCGGCGTGCGCGAGCACGCGATGGCCGCGATCACCAACGGCATCACCTTACACGGCGGATTGCTGCCGTTCTGCGCGACCTTCTTCAACTTCTTGGATTACTGCAAGCCCGCGGTCCGCTTGGCGTGCCTCTCCGAGCTGCACGACATCTTCGTGTTCACGCACGACTCGGTGTTCCTGGGTGAAGACGGTCCCACGCACGAGCCGATCGAGCAGCTTGCGATGCTGCGCGCAACGCCGAACTGCATCTGCGTGCGGCCGGCCGACGCGCTCGAGACGCTCGAAGCGTGGAAACTTGCCGTCGCGCGTAAAGGCGCGCCGTGGGTGCTCGTGCTCACGCGCCAAAAGGTTCCGTTCCTCGGCGCTCGCGACGCGGCCGTCGAGCGGGGGGCATACGTATTGGCCGAAGCGCAAAACGGCTCGCCGGATCTCATTCTCATCGCCACCGGATCGGAAGTCTCGCTAGCCGTCGACGCCAAGAAGATTCTCGACGGCCGGGGGGTCGCGACGCGCGTCGTTTCAATGCCCTGCTGGGAACTCTACGACGAACAACCGCAAGCGTATAAAGAGCAAGTGTTGCCGCCGTCGGTGACGGCGCGCATGTCGATTGAAGCCGGTGCGACCATCGGCTGGGCGAAGTACGTGGGAGATCGCGGATTCGCGTTCGGCATCGACCATTTCGGCGCATCGGCACCGGCCGCGGCGATCGCCAAGGCCTTCGGTTTCACCGCCGATAACGTCGCACAACTCGCACTCGATAAGTTCGCACTCGCAACGCGTTAG
- the pgl gene encoding 6-phosphogluconolactonase encodes MRRGEVKVYPNADAVAAALADLFIDVGQTALCDRGAFRVALSGGNTPRRAYELLAQEPRSLALPWKDVFIYFGDERCVPPEDEQSNYRMASKAFLDAVPIPHANVHRIRGEADPGAAANNYASIIRTDLQDPPHFDLVLLGLGPDGHTASLFPGSPPDLHDSVLVRAVFAESQGMWRVTITPKLINLGRTVAFAVEGAAKADILAKVVEGPVDATKYPAQIVHPSSGRLLWLVDELAAGMLHQKTG; translated from the coding sequence ATGCGGCGCGGCGAAGTAAAAGTGTATCCCAACGCCGATGCGGTTGCGGCCGCATTGGCCGACTTGTTCATCGACGTCGGTCAAACGGCACTGTGCGATCGCGGCGCCTTTCGCGTCGCGCTCTCGGGCGGCAACACGCCCCGGCGCGCGTACGAGCTGCTCGCGCAAGAGCCGCGCAGCTTGGCACTGCCGTGGAAAGACGTCTTTATCTATTTTGGTGACGAGCGCTGCGTGCCGCCCGAGGACGAGCAGTCGAACTATCGGATGGCGAGCAAAGCGTTTCTCGACGCGGTTCCGATTCCGCACGCCAACGTCCATCGCATTCGCGGGGAAGCCGATCCCGGTGCGGCCGCCAACAACTACGCTTCGATCATCCGCACGGATCTCCAGGACCCGCCGCATTTCGATCTCGTGTTGCTGGGGCTTGGGCCCGACGGTCACACCGCGTCGCTCTTCCCGGGCTCGCCGCCGGACCTGCACGATTCGGTGCTGGTTCGTGCGGTCTTCGCGGAATCGCAGGGAATGTGGCGCGTGACGATCACGCCGAAGCTCATCAATCTTGGCCGCACCGTAGCGTTCGCAGTCGAAGGCGCCGCGAAGGCGGACATCTTGGCAAAGGTCGTCGAAGGGCCGGTCGACGCGACGAAGTATCCGGCGCAGATCGTTCATCCGTCATCGGGACGGCTGCTTTGGCTCGTCGACGAGCTCGCGGCGGGAATGCTTCACCAGAAAACGGGGTAG
- the zwf gene encoding glucose-6-phosphate dehydrogenase, translated as MTVQTAAQTPGDGAAFNPLRAGIASDRITDPCSIVFFGASGDLFKRMLLPAIYSMRLRGTLPTDFALVGFSRTDYTDDAFRDYCKQQLDTFMPDGQKPQGQLWEDFVRRLSYISADFKDGKCFTKLKGLLDKNDKNLGTAGNHIFYLSTPPPVFPEIVKQLHTCGLDPKSNETGWTRLVVEKPFGTDLETAQALQRTIERAFSETSVYRIDHYLGKEPVQDIMALRFANTIFEPIWNRNYVQNIQITAAETLGVEERGGYYDHAGALRDMIQNHVTNLLALVAMEPPISSAADDIRSEKYKVLSAISPPSYDAVGSMSVRGQYGPGTIDGKQVKGYREEDDVAPDSNIETFAAVKYEINNWRWAGVPFYLRSGKRLARKVSEIAVTFKPIPHRFYGEQTDTIDPNVLVIKIQPDEGIAMRFEAKVPGPKDHVRSVYMDFNYGVGFGVQSPPAYERLIGDVMRGDQTLFTRWDAVERAWEIVMPVLETWLNTKDFSFPNYVSGSQGPQTAFTLFPDWRQL; from the coding sequence GTGACGGTTCAAACGGCGGCGCAGACTCCCGGCGACGGAGCGGCATTCAATCCGCTCCGCGCCGGCATCGCCAGCGATCGCATCACCGATCCGTGCTCGATCGTCTTCTTCGGTGCGAGCGGCGACCTGTTCAAACGGATGCTCTTGCCGGCCATCTACTCGATGCGCTTGCGCGGGACGCTTCCGACCGATTTCGCGCTGGTAGGATTCTCGCGCACGGACTACACCGACGATGCGTTTCGCGATTACTGCAAGCAGCAACTCGATACGTTCATGCCCGATGGGCAGAAGCCGCAAGGCCAGCTGTGGGAGGATTTCGTTCGGCGTCTGAGTTACATCAGCGCCGACTTCAAGGACGGCAAGTGCTTCACGAAACTCAAGGGCTTGCTGGACAAGAACGACAAAAACCTCGGAACTGCCGGCAATCACATCTTCTACCTCTCGACGCCGCCGCCGGTCTTTCCCGAAATCGTCAAGCAGCTCCACACGTGCGGGCTGGACCCGAAGTCGAACGAGACCGGCTGGACGCGGCTGGTCGTCGAGAAGCCGTTCGGGACCGATTTGGAAACCGCGCAGGCCCTCCAGCGCACGATCGAGCGCGCGTTTTCAGAGACGTCGGTCTACCGCATCGATCACTACCTCGGCAAGGAGCCGGTGCAAGACATCATGGCGCTGCGCTTTGCCAACACGATCTTCGAGCCGATCTGGAACCGCAACTACGTCCAGAACATTCAGATCACGGCCGCGGAGACGCTGGGCGTCGAAGAGCGCGGCGGTTACTACGATCATGCCGGCGCCTTGCGCGACATGATTCAGAACCACGTCACCAACCTGCTGGCGCTCGTTGCGATGGAGCCGCCGATCAGCTCGGCGGCCGACGACATCCGCAGCGAAAAATATAAGGTGCTTTCGGCAATCTCGCCGCCGTCGTACGACGCGGTCGGCTCGATGTCGGTGCGCGGACAATACGGCCCGGGCACGATTGACGGCAAGCAAGTCAAAGGCTATCGCGAGGAGGACGACGTCGCGCCCGACTCCAACATCGAAACCTTTGCGGCGGTCAAGTACGAAATCAACAACTGGCGTTGGGCAGGGGTACCGTTCTACTTGCGCTCGGGCAAGCGCCTCGCCCGCAAAGTTTCGGAAATCGCGGTTACCTTCAAACCGATTCCGCACCGCTTCTACGGCGAACAAACCGACACGATCGATCCCAACGTGCTCGTCATCAAGATTCAGCCCGACGAGGGCATCGCGATGCGCTTCGAGGCGAAGGTGCCCGGTCCGAAGGACCACGTTCGCAGCGTCTACATGGACTTCAACTACGGCGTCGGTTTCGGCGTGCAGTCGCCGCCGGCGTACGAGCGGCTCATCGGTGACGTGATGCGCGGCGATCAAACGCTCTTCACACGTTGGGACGCCGTCGAACGCGCGTGGGAGATCGTCATGCCGGTGCTGGAGACGTGGCTGAACACCAAAGACTTCTCGTTCCCGAACTACGTTTCGGGGAGCCAGGGGCCGCAAACGGCCTTCACGCTCTTCCCCGACTGGCGCCAGTTGTAA